In one Acidobacteriota bacterium genomic region, the following are encoded:
- a CDS encoding ABC transporter permease, producing MNLRRTWAVARKEFLHVMRDPRALGISIALPMVLLLLFGYALTLDVDDVPLAVWDQSGTPQSRDLVSRFEASRYFTLESRASRYEDIESALDRGEVLAALVIPRNFAENLASAAGAEVAFLADGADANTATLVLSYADAVLSSYGREVRRKQFERATGLVQAPPIEVRSRVWYNPEMESKHAIIPGLIAVIMMIIAALLTSLTVAREWETGTMEQLISTPLRGPELVVGKLVPYFAIGMVDMALSVAVGRYLFGVPFRGFPPLLVAMSAVFLAGALSLGLVISIRAKNQLLASQVAFVVTFLPAFLLSGFMFDVANMPKALQAVSYLIPARYFINLLRGLFLKGVGISVLWREGVFLFLFAVGMTVLALRAFRKRLE from the coding sequence GTGAACTTGCGCCGCACATGGGCCGTGGCGAGGAAGGAGTTCCTCCACGTGATGCGGGACCCAAGGGCCCTCGGCATCAGCATCGCCCTCCCGATGGTCCTTCTCCTCCTCTTCGGGTACGCGCTCACGCTCGACGTGGACGATGTCCCCCTCGCGGTCTGGGACCAGAGCGGCACGCCCCAGAGCCGGGACCTCGTATCGAGGTTCGAAGCGTCGCGGTACTTCACCCTCGAGAGCCGCGCCTCCCGCTACGAGGATATCGAGAGCGCCCTGGACCGCGGCGAGGTCCTGGCGGCCCTCGTGATTCCGCGGAATTTCGCGGAGAACCTGGCGTCGGCGGCGGGGGCCGAGGTCGCGTTCCTGGCGGACGGCGCGGACGCCAACACGGCCACGCTCGTCCTCTCCTATGCGGACGCGGTCCTCTCCTCCTACGGCCGCGAGGTGAGGAGGAAGCAGTTCGAGAGGGCCACGGGCCTCGTCCAGGCACCGCCCATCGAGGTGCGGTCCCGGGTCTGGTACAACCCGGAGATGGAATCGAAGCACGCCATCATCCCGGGCCTCATCGCGGTCATCATGATGATCATCGCCGCTCTCCTGACCTCGCTGACGGTGGCGAGGGAGTGGGAGACGGGCACCATGGAGCAGCTCATCTCCACGCCCCTGAGGGGCCCGGAACTCGTCGTGGGGAAGCTCGTCCCCTACTTCGCCATCGGCATGGTGGACATGGCGCTTTCGGTGGCCGTGGGCCGGTACCTTTTCGGCGTGCCGTTCCGGGGCTTTCCGCCCCTCTTGGTGGCCATGTCCGCCGTATTCCTCGCCGGCGCCCTTTCCCTGGGGCTCGTCATCAGCATCCGGGCCAAGAACCAGCTCCTGGCGAGCCAGGTCGCGTTTGTCGTGACCTTCCTCCCCGCGTTTCTTCTCTCGGGCTTCATGTTCGACGTGGCCAACATGCCGAAGGCCCTTCAGGCGGTCAGCTACCTGATCCCCGCGCGGTATTTCATCAACCTGCTGCGGGGCCTGTTCCTGAAGGGAGTGGGCATCTCGGTCCTGTGGCGCGAAGGGGTCTTCCTGTTCCTCTTCGCGGTGGGGATGACCGTTCTGGCTCTCCGGGCGTTCCGGAAACGCCTGGAGTGA
- a CDS encoding efflux RND transporter periplasmic adaptor subunit, protein MNKKKLMAAAAALVVLAAAVALWRACSSPREGVLVLSGNIEAVEVPVGFRVGGRLAERLVDEGQGVEKGQLLARLESADLDALLAQREAEAAAARAILRELERGFRSEEVAQGRAAYAAAAAEAERLEKDLERQRALFEREVISRREFDAARAVSQAASARRSEAEERLKLLERGARSEQVEAAKARLAAAEKALDLARVQRGFAELYSPLSGLALAKHAEPGEVLAAGSPVLTVSDLGRVYLRAYLDESDLGKVKLGQSVSVTTDSYPGKTYPGTLAFLSDEAEFTPRTVQTPKERVKLVYRVKIDLANPDQELKPGMPAEAEVLREAGRNR, encoded by the coding sequence ATGAACAAGAAGAAGCTCATGGCCGCCGCGGCGGCCCTGGTCGTGTTGGCGGCGGCGGTGGCCCTTTGGAGGGCCTGCTCTTCGCCTCGCGAGGGGGTTCTGGTCCTCTCGGGGAACATCGAAGCCGTGGAGGTTCCGGTCGGCTTCCGGGTGGGCGGGCGCCTCGCCGAACGCCTCGTGGACGAAGGCCAGGGAGTGGAAAAGGGCCAACTGCTGGCCCGCCTGGAATCCGCCGATCTGGACGCCCTCCTCGCCCAGCGCGAGGCGGAGGCGGCCGCGGCGCGGGCCATCCTTCGGGAATTGGAAAGGGGCTTTCGCTCCGAGGAAGTGGCCCAGGGTCGGGCGGCCTACGCGGCCGCGGCGGCGGAGGCCGAAAGGCTCGAGAAGGACCTGGAGCGCCAGAGAGCCCTCTTCGAACGGGAGGTCATTTCCAGGCGCGAGTTCGATGCCGCCAGGGCCGTCTCCCAGGCCGCCTCGGCGCGGCGGAGCGAGGCGGAGGAGCGCCTCAAGCTGCTGGAGCGGGGGGCCCGGAGCGAGCAGGTGGAGGCGGCGAAGGCGCGACTCGCGGCGGCGGAAAAGGCCCTGGACCTGGCTCGCGTCCAGAGGGGATTCGCGGAGTTGTATTCGCCCCTTTCGGGTCTGGCGCTGGCCAAGCACGCCGAGCCGGGGGAGGTGCTGGCCGCCGGGTCGCCCGTGCTGACGGTTTCCGACCTCGGCCGGGTCTACCTCCGGGCCTATCTGGACGAATCCGACCTGGGGAAGGTCAAGCTGGGGCAGAGCGTCTCCGTCACCACCGATTCCTACCCGGGCAAGACCTACCCGGGCACCCTCGCCTTTCTGTCCGACGAGGCCGAGTTCACCCCGCGAACGGTCCAGACGCCCAAGGAGAGGGTCAAGCTCGTTTACCGGGTCAAGATCGATCTGGCCAACCCGGATCAGGAACTGAAGCCCGGCATGCCCGCCGAAGCGGAGGTCCTCCGCGAGGCGGGGAGAAACCGATAA
- a CDS encoding DUF2231 domain-containing protein yields the protein MAIELLHPAFVHFPISLSAVGAGLLLYGRIRGREEAWRFGLAALLMGSALSVPAYLTGQVARAVMEDSERFLRAEAAADLHEDLGLLTLGALVALGILSGLELAKKRTVRSGPWGLPFLALAAAVLVAVTAMQGGRLVFEYGVGVRAEAPKNVTPPPTG from the coding sequence ATGGCCATCGAACTCCTGCACCCCGCGTTCGTACACTTCCCCATCTCCCTCAGCGCCGTCGGGGCGGGCCTCCTCCTGTATGGGCGGATCCGCGGCCGGGAAGAGGCGTGGCGCTTCGGGCTTGCGGCCCTCCTGATGGGCTCCGCCCTCTCCGTGCCCGCCTACCTGACGGGTCAGGTGGCGCGCGCCGTCATGGAAGATTCGGAGCGGTTCCTTCGCGCCGAAGCCGCGGCGGACCTCCACGAGGACCTGGGCCTCCTGACCCTGGGGGCCCTGGTGGCCCTGGGGATCTTGAGCGGGCTGGAACTCGCCAAGAAGCGGACCGTGCGTTCGGGCCCGTGGGGGCTCCCCTTCCTGGCGCTGGCCGCGGCGGTCCTGGTGGCGGTCACGGCCATGCAGGGAGGGCGGCTCGTCTTCGAATACGGCGTCGGGGTCCGCGCGGAAGCCCCGAAAAACGTCACGCCTCCACCGACCGGGTGA
- a CDS encoding TetR/AcrR family transcriptional regulator, which produces MEDAVRKVRRPMNRDVRGAILDAAAGEFAARGFEGARVDSIAHAAGVNKAMLYYYHRNKEGLYEDVLLRNFGRVQEALDAALQRPGTPEDRLRSAVAALLRVLREVPEHPAIMLREVASGAPHLPPPVLEQMAGLFLRMRGLLREGQDRGDFRPVHPLVAHLQIVGAIIFLQASGTLRERFSEVLGQPGLLDVGIEDLSRELSDLILFGVGMHGAPSKPSAWEKRP; this is translated from the coding sequence ATGGAGGACGCGGTCAGGAAAGTGCGGAGGCCCATGAATCGGGACGTCCGGGGGGCCATTCTGGACGCCGCGGCGGGGGAGTTCGCCGCCCGGGGTTTCGAAGGGGCCCGGGTGGATTCGATCGCCCACGCGGCCGGCGTGAACAAGGCCATGCTCTACTACTACCACCGGAACAAGGAAGGCTTGTACGAGGATGTGCTTCTCCGGAACTTTGGCCGTGTCCAGGAGGCCCTCGATGCGGCGCTCCAGCGTCCCGGCACTCCCGAGGACCGCCTGCGGTCGGCCGTGGCGGCCTTGCTGCGGGTTCTGCGGGAGGTGCCCGAACATCCCGCGATCATGCTTCGGGAGGTAGCCTCGGGCGCGCCCCATCTGCCTCCGCCGGTGCTGGAGCAGATGGCCGGGCTGTTCCTCCGAATGCGCGGTCTCCTCCGGGAGGGGCAGGACCGCGGGGACTTCCGTCCGGTGCATCCCCTGGTGGCGCACCTTCAGATCGTGGGCGCCATCATCTTCCTTCAGGCCAGCGGCACCCTTAGGGAACGGTTCAGCGAGGTTTTGGGACAGCCAGGTCTCCTGGACGTGGGGATCGAGGACCTGTCCAGGGAACTGTCCGATCTCATCCTGTTCGGCGTCGGCATGCACGGGGCTCCCTCGAAGCCCTCCGCTTGGGAGAAGCGCCCATGA
- a CDS encoding DVU0298 family protein: MDRRALKRIIEDRLAARDCEWLLSEGLPAGRLLRQLVQLLQRPDDLLKWRAVEALGRAARALPPSDPSLAEILRGLFWMMNDESGNLCRMAPEAIGEILSARPDLGPAFAPLLVPFLHEEPFEAGTLWALCRMISSGCPEPEGVDPSDLSLALCHPDPRRRGLARRFCRLTGRPLPPGPPAVFEEYDAEGGGFTRSVEA, encoded by the coding sequence ATGGACCGGAGAGCCCTGAAGCGGATCATCGAGGACCGCCTCGCGGCGCGGGATTGCGAATGGCTTCTCTCGGAAGGCCTCCCCGCCGGGCGGCTCCTTCGCCAGCTGGTCCAGCTCCTCCAGCGTCCGGACGATTTGTTGAAGTGGCGGGCGGTCGAGGCGCTGGGACGGGCCGCCAGAGCCCTTCCCCCTTCGGACCCGTCCCTCGCGGAAATCCTGCGCGGCCTCTTCTGGATGATGAACGACGAGTCGGGGAACCTCTGCCGCATGGCCCCGGAAGCCATCGGGGAAATCCTTTCGGCCCGCCCGGACCTCGGGCCGGCCTTTGCACCCCTCCTGGTTCCGTTCCTTCACGAGGAACCCTTCGAGGCGGGCACCCTCTGGGCCCTCTGCCGGATGATCTCGAGCGGCTGTCCCGAACCGGAAGGCGTGGACCCTTCTGACCTGTCCCTCGCCCTTTGCCACCCAGATCCCCGGCGAAGGGGGCTGGCGCGCAGGTTCTGCCGCCTGACCGGCCGGCCGCTCCCGCCGGGTCCCCCGGCGGTCTTCGAGGAGTACGACGCGGAGGGCGGGGGATTCACCCGGTCGGTGGAGGCGTGA
- a CDS encoding ABC transporter permease, translating into MGERLKHMLIKEFIQIARDPRMRAILLVIPVVQVLIFGYAVTTDVRNVRTAVYDLDETPASRELLSRFGGSGYFDFVVRVHSESEVADLLDRGEVKAVLRMNRGFGGDLGAGRTARVQILLDGTDSNTASVILSYAARIAADFGAEILWERARRTPGGAVTPSAVAMASRAWFNPNLESRNFYVPGVIALLVMVLSILLSSMAVVREKEIGTIEQIMVTPIGRAEFILGKTVPFVLISLFDVVLISVVAVFWFDVPIVGNPLLLLVSTVFYLMGTLGVGLFISTVSLTQQQAMMTAFFFMQPAILLSGFIYPIANMPEAVQWLTFLNPLRYFLVILRGVFLKGVGLEVLWPQMAALAVLGASLLALAAQRFKKTLA; encoded by the coding sequence GTGGGCGAGCGCCTGAAGCACATGCTCATCAAGGAGTTCATCCAGATCGCGAGGGATCCGCGGATGCGGGCCATCCTTCTGGTGATCCCCGTCGTGCAGGTGCTCATCTTCGGGTACGCGGTGACCACGGACGTCCGGAACGTCCGGACGGCGGTCTACGACCTAGACGAGACCCCCGCGAGCCGCGAACTCCTTTCGCGATTCGGGGGCTCCGGGTACTTCGATTTCGTCGTCCGCGTGCACAGCGAGTCGGAAGTGGCCGACCTCCTGGACCGGGGGGAGGTCAAGGCGGTCCTTCGGATGAATCGCGGTTTCGGGGGGGACCTTGGGGCGGGCCGCACGGCGCGCGTCCAGATTCTGTTGGACGGCACCGATTCGAATACGGCTTCGGTCATCCTGAGCTATGCGGCGCGCATCGCCGCGGACTTCGGCGCCGAGATCCTGTGGGAGCGCGCGCGCAGGACGCCGGGGGGAGCCGTGACTCCCTCGGCCGTGGCCATGGCGTCGCGCGCCTGGTTCAACCCCAATCTCGAGAGCCGCAACTTCTATGTGCCGGGCGTCATCGCCCTGCTGGTGATGGTCCTCTCCATTCTTCTCTCGAGCATGGCCGTTGTTCGGGAGAAGGAAATCGGCACCATCGAACAGATCATGGTGACCCCCATCGGCCGGGCGGAGTTCATTCTGGGCAAGACCGTTCCCTTCGTGCTGATCAGCCTGTTCGACGTGGTCTTGATCAGCGTGGTGGCGGTCTTCTGGTTCGACGTCCCCATCGTCGGCAATCCCCTCCTTCTCCTCGTTTCCACGGTCTTCTACCTGATGGGGACCCTGGGAGTGGGCCTCTTCATCTCCACGGTGAGCCTAACCCAGCAGCAGGCCATGATGACCGCCTTCTTCTTCATGCAGCCGGCCATCCTTCTCTCCGGATTCATCTATCCCATCGCCAACATGCCCGAGGCGGTCCAATGGCTCACGTTTCTCAACCCGCTCCGGTACTTCCTGGTCATTCTCCGAGGCGTCTTCCTCAAGGGGGTGGGCCTTGAGGTGCTCTGGCCCCAGATGGCGGCCCTGGCGGTGCTGGGGGCCTCGCTCCTCGCCCTGGCCGCGCAGAGGTTCAAGAAAACCCTCGCCTAA
- a CDS encoding ABC transporter ATP-binding protein, which produces MGHAVAVRLEGLTRRFGEFTAVRAVSLEVAQGEIFGFLGPNGAGKSTTIRMLCGLLAPTSGRGSVAGFDVSAEAEKIKAHIGYMSQRFSLYDDLTVEQNIDFFSGIYRIPKGKREDRKAWVLNMAGLGTLRGRLTGSLPGGWKQRLALGCALLHEPAILFLDEPTSGVDPVSRRNFWDIIHVEADRGTTVFVTTHYMEEAEYCDRLGLIYRGELVAAGTPSEMKERFMGDAVLEVRCDRPQEALAVIEGVEGVKDAALFGRDVHAVVASARDLVPLVRGRLEASGFSVSSIEPVPPSLEDVFVSLIERRDREEASQKEFSQ; this is translated from the coding sequence GTGGGGCACGCCGTGGCGGTACGTCTCGAGGGGCTCACGAGGCGGTTCGGGGAGTTCACGGCCGTCCGCGCCGTGAGCCTCGAGGTGGCGCAGGGGGAGATCTTCGGTTTCCTGGGCCCGAACGGAGCCGGAAAGTCCACGACTATCCGGATGCTTTGCGGCCTCCTCGCCCCGACCTCGGGGCGGGGGTCGGTGGCGGGCTTCGACGTCTCCGCCGAGGCCGAGAAGATCAAGGCCCACATCGGCTACATGAGCCAGAGGTTCTCTCTTTACGACGACCTGACGGTGGAGCAGAACATCGACTTCTTCTCCGGGATTTACCGCATTCCGAAAGGGAAGCGGGAGGATAGGAAGGCGTGGGTCCTGAACATGGCGGGTCTCGGTACGCTCCGGGGCCGCCTCACCGGTTCCCTGCCGGGAGGATGGAAACAGCGCCTGGCCCTGGGCTGCGCCCTCCTCCACGAGCCGGCCATCCTCTTTCTGGACGAGCCCACCTCGGGGGTGGACCCCGTCAGCCGGAGGAACTTCTGGGACATCATCCACGTGGAGGCCGATCGGGGGACCACCGTCTTCGTCACCACCCACTACATGGAGGAGGCCGAGTACTGCGACCGGCTGGGCCTCATCTATCGCGGGGAGCTCGTGGCGGCGGGAACCCCTTCCGAGATGAAGGAGCGCTTCATGGGCGACGCGGTCCTAGAGGTCCGGTGCGACCGGCCCCAGGAGGCCCTCGCCGTGATCGAGGGCGTCGAGGGCGTGAAGGACGCGGCCCTCTTCGGGCGGGACGTCCACGCCGTCGTCGCCAGCGCCCGGGACCTTGTCCCCCTGGTCCGCGGGCGGCTGGAGGCTTCCGGTTTCAGCGTTTCCTCCATCGAGCCGGTCCCGCCCTCCCTCGAGGACGTCTTCGTCTCCCTCATCGAACGGCGGGACCGGGAAGAGGCCTCACAGAAGGAGTTCTCGCAGTGA
- a CDS encoding ABC transporter ATP-binding protein, with protein sequence MDGPAIEVANLRRTFGENEAVAGVSFSVSRGEIFGLVGPDGAGKTTILRMLTAVLAPTSGEVRVLGLDAVRDGEAIKDRIGYMSQRFGLYPDLSVDENAAFYADLYGVGRAERDRRMAELLRFSGLAPFRCRRAGNLSGGMKQKLGLCCALIHSPEVLFLDEPTNGVDPVSRRDFWRILYRLLGDGVTILVSTAYLDEAERCSRVALLHEGRVIACSTPEGVKALFPGVLLSIRTPHARRAAGLLREAGLSHVAAYGDRIHAAVGETGEGERIVAEVLTAGGVSFQGVRPAEPSLEDVFMAQVARRGVDAREGGA encoded by the coding sequence ATGGATGGCCCCGCCATCGAAGTGGCGAACCTCCGCCGGACCTTCGGAGAAAACGAGGCGGTGGCCGGCGTCTCCTTCTCGGTGTCCAGGGGAGAAATCTTCGGGCTCGTGGGGCCCGACGGGGCGGGAAAGACCACCATCCTGCGGATGCTGACGGCGGTGCTCGCGCCCACCTCCGGGGAAGTCCGGGTCCTCGGGCTGGACGCGGTCCGCGATGGGGAGGCCATCAAGGACCGCATCGGCTACATGAGCCAGCGCTTCGGCCTCTACCCGGACCTATCGGTGGACGAGAACGCCGCCTTCTACGCCGATCTCTACGGCGTGGGCCGGGCCGAGCGCGACCGGCGGATGGCCGAACTGCTCCGCTTCTCCGGGCTGGCCCCCTTCCGTTGCCGGAGGGCGGGGAACCTCTCGGGGGGAATGAAGCAGAAACTGGGCCTCTGCTGCGCCCTGATCCACTCGCCCGAGGTCCTCTTTCTGGACGAGCCCACCAACGGCGTGGACCCCGTGTCCAGGCGCGACTTCTGGCGGATCCTGTACCGCCTTCTGGGGGACGGCGTCACCATCCTCGTCTCCACGGCCTACCTGGACGAGGCCGAACGCTGCTCCAGGGTGGCGCTTCTCCACGAGGGGCGCGTGATCGCCTGTTCGACGCCCGAGGGCGTGAAGGCCCTCTTTCCGGGAGTCCTCCTCTCCATCCGGACGCCCCACGCGCGCCGGGCCGCCGGGCTCCTGAGGGAAGCGGGCCTGAGCCACGTGGCGGCGTATGGCGACCGCATCCACGCCGCCGTCGGTGAAACGGGCGAGGGCGAGCGGATCGTGGCCGAAGTCCTCACCGCCGGAGGCGTGAGTTTCCAGGGCGTGCGCCCCGCCGAGCCCTCCCTGGAGGATGTTTTTATGGCCCAGGTGGCGCGGCGCGGGGTGGATGCCCGGGAAGGAGGGGCCTAG
- a CDS encoding TolC family protein — protein sequence MRHVPSRGSLVLFVLFSAAAAAPNPSPAQEPPAEPMGIEACVQEALRANPLLEAAGHGLLAAREAESAARSAYLPRLDFQAASRRFESRAFLPSALTGEAAPAGGISPVIGPVNQHSLAMKGTYTLFDGGLRRAEAAHAAAGTWGALHAREEARQKVVLSVHKAFYGALAAQESLGVAEKVLERALQHERMALARRETGDAPLADVLRARVRTSEARVALLRASSDVSVAMGALNAAMGRPPQTPLSIRHDPRTPADAPLPSVGEALAAALSERPELDGAVQRVEAGRRRVEAARSAFVPKVRLEGSYGRLDQGFFPGDRDWSLGIALAVPVFTGFARGHDLARARAELARSESEALWVVLAVEQEAFAALARAEESRAAVLAVRDLVREAEESLRMARERYAEGAGTITDLLDAETGLSEARLREVRAVYEERMAAAELRWATGRADGETSGTGER from the coding sequence ATGCGTCACGTCCCTTCACGCGGTTCACTCGTCCTCTTCGTCCTCTTCTCCGCGGCGGCGGCGGCGCCCAACCCCTCGCCCGCCCAGGAGCCGCCGGCGGAGCCGATGGGCATCGAAGCCTGTGTTCAGGAGGCGCTGAGGGCGAATCCCCTCCTCGAGGCGGCTGGACACGGGCTCCTCGCGGCAAGGGAGGCGGAGAGCGCGGCCCGTTCCGCCTACCTTCCCCGCCTGGATTTTCAGGCCGCCTCCCGGCGCTTCGAGAGCCGGGCCTTCCTGCCCTCCGCCCTCACCGGCGAAGCGGCTCCCGCGGGGGGCATTTCACCCGTCATCGGCCCGGTCAACCAGCACTCCCTCGCGATGAAAGGCACGTACACGCTCTTCGACGGCGGACTGAGGCGGGCCGAGGCCGCCCACGCCGCGGCGGGGACTTGGGGCGCTCTGCACGCGCGCGAGGAGGCGAGGCAGAAGGTGGTCCTCTCGGTCCACAAAGCCTTCTACGGTGCGCTGGCGGCCCAGGAGTCCCTCGGCGTGGCGGAGAAGGTCCTGGAGCGCGCCTTGCAGCACGAGCGCATGGCCCTGGCCCGAAGGGAGACGGGGGACGCGCCCCTGGCCGACGTGCTGAGGGCACGGGTCCGGACCTCCGAGGCCAGGGTGGCCCTCCTGCGGGCTTCCTCCGACGTCTCCGTGGCCATGGGAGCGCTGAACGCGGCCATGGGCCGCCCTCCCCAGACGCCCCTTTCGATTCGGCACGATCCGCGGACACCGGCCGATGCCCCCCTTCCCTCGGTCGGAGAGGCCCTCGCCGCGGCCCTTTCGGAGAGGCCCGAACTGGACGGGGCCGTTCAGCGCGTGGAGGCCGGGCGGCGCCGCGTGGAGGCGGCTCGCAGCGCGTTCGTTCCGAAGGTCCGGCTGGAGGGTTCCTACGGACGCCTCGACCAGGGCTTCTTCCCGGGCGACAGGGACTGGTCCCTCGGGATCGCGCTGGCCGTTCCCGTCTTCACGGGCTTCGCCCGGGGTCACGACCTGGCTCGGGCGCGCGCCGAGCTGGCCCGATCCGAGAGCGAGGCGCTATGGGTCGTACTCGCGGTGGAACAGGAGGCCTTCGCCGCGCTGGCTCGGGCCGAGGAGTCCAGGGCCGCCGTGCTCGCGGTCCGGGATCTCGTGCGCGAGGCGGAAGAGAGCCTCCGAATGGCCAGGGAGCGGTACGCCGAGGGCGCCGGGACGATCACGGACCTGCTCGACGCCGAAACGGGCCTCAGCGAAGCGCGCCTCCGCGAAGTTCGCGCGGTGTACGAGGAGCGGATGGCGGCGGCCGAATTGCGGTGGGCCACCGGTCGGGCGGACGGTGAAACCAGCGGGACGGGGGAGCGATGA
- a CDS encoding alpha/beta fold hydrolase, whose product MNGTDIQARSRVQAILGHYWTLAPRIAHGLRPERAPEAGPWTSLVQDARAGSVRLTGLYRNLGAGTPLLVVVHGLGGTASSYYACRAARAAEAAGLSCLRLNLRGAARDGEDFYHAGLVEDLEAALASTETSDHPDVYVLGYSLGGHLALRYGCLRPDPRVRALAAVSAPLDLSACADWIDRPGALIYRRYLLRSLFEMYDRTASRRPHLLPPDGVRNIRSIRAFDEAVVAPRHGFAGAADYYERASAGPLLHRLARPALLLLSPYDPMVPAGSAVPWLIKASPLLTVRWTARGGHVGMPSGLRIGEGAEPGAENQIVGWFRRQGRKGAQTAAAYPGHG is encoded by the coding sequence ATGAACGGCACGGACATCCAGGCGCGGAGCCGCGTGCAGGCGATCCTGGGCCACTACTGGACGCTCGCGCCGAGGATCGCCCACGGGCTGAGGCCCGAACGGGCGCCCGAAGCAGGGCCGTGGACCTCCCTTGTTCAAGATGCCCGTGCGGGCTCCGTGAGGCTGACGGGCCTGTACCGGAACCTCGGGGCGGGAACGCCCCTCCTCGTGGTCGTCCACGGGCTCGGGGGAACGGCGTCGAGCTACTACGCCTGCCGGGCGGCCCGGGCGGCGGAGGCCGCCGGCTTGTCCTGCCTTCGCCTCAACCTCCGGGGCGCGGCCCGGGACGGGGAGGACTTCTACCACGCCGGCCTCGTGGAGGACCTGGAGGCGGCCCTCGCTTCTACCGAGACGAGCGACCATCCGGACGTCTACGTCCTGGGCTATTCCCTCGGAGGCCACCTCGCGCTGAGGTACGGCTGTCTCCGGCCCGATCCCCGGGTCCGCGCCCTGGCGGCCGTCTCCGCTCCCCTCGATCTCTCCGCGTGCGCCGACTGGATCGACCGGCCGGGGGCCTTGATTTACCGGAGGTATCTGCTGAGGTCCCTTTTCGAGATGTACGACAGAACCGCATCGCGCCGCCCCCACCTGCTTCCGCCGGACGGCGTGCGAAACATTCGGTCCATTCGCGCCTTCGACGAGGCGGTGGTGGCCCCGCGGCATGGCTTTGCGGGCGCAGCGGATTACTACGAGCGGGCCAGCGCGGGCCCCCTCCTCCACCGCCTCGCGCGCCCCGCCCTTCTTCTTCTTTCTCCCTACGACCCCATGGTTCCCGCGGGCTCGGCCGTACCGTGGCTGATCAAGGCCTCGCCCCTCCTGACGGTCCGCTGGACCGCACGGGGCGGCCACGTGGGCATGCCCAGCGGCCTGAGGATCGGAGAAGGCGCGGAGCCCGGAGCCGAGAACCAGATTGTGGGGTGGTTCAGGCGCCAGGGACGGAAGGGGGCCCAAACCGCTGCGGCGTATCCTGGCCATGGTTGA
- a CDS encoding diacylglycerol kinase family protein, whose amino-acid sequence MKKTLIIVNPAAGRGKALKALPAIEAGCREMGLKYDVVRTEGPDDATRLAQEGANASYDVVACVGGDGTVSETGRGLIGTDSALALLPAGTGNDFARALGVYRKMDLAIRTLRDGIMKPIDVGRFGPHTFLNTVGVGFDGQVTADNQKVKTLTGILSYLVVVLKNLPTYKNPHFKLKGRDWEFQSKGVLVEFGNGQCAGGGFFLTPHADLHDGLMDVTLLGDYGPMERFVALPMVLLRRMEMLSGVKTFKTDILEISVDRPTYIHVDGNLKTLTEPATVEILPLALKVMFPPAA is encoded by the coding sequence ATGAAAAAGACGCTCATCATCGTGAATCCGGCGGCGGGCAGGGGGAAAGCGCTCAAGGCGCTTCCCGCCATCGAGGCGGGGTGCCGCGAGATGGGACTGAAGTACGACGTGGTCCGGACGGAGGGCCCGGACGACGCCACGCGGCTGGCCCAGGAGGGGGCCAACGCCTCCTACGACGTGGTGGCCTGCGTGGGGGGGGACGGCACGGTCAGCGAAACGGGCCGAGGACTCATCGGCACCGACTCGGCCCTGGCCCTCCTGCCCGCGGGAACGGGAAACGACTTTGCGCGCGCCCTGGGTGTCTACCGGAAAATGGACCTCGCGATCCGCACCCTGAGGGACGGCATCATGAAGCCCATCGACGTGGGCCGGTTCGGGCCCCACACGTTCCTCAATACCGTGGGCGTGGGTTTCGACGGCCAGGTGACGGCGGACAACCAGAAGGTCAAGACCCTGACGGGCATCCTTTCCTACCTGGTGGTGGTCCTCAAGAACCTCCCGACGTACAAGAACCCGCACTTCAAACTGAAGGGCCGCGACTGGGAGTTCCAGAGCAAGGGGGTCCTGGTGGAATTCGGGAACGGGCAGTGCGCCGGGGGCGGCTTCTTCCTCACGCCCCACGCCGACCTCCACGACGGCCTGATGGACGTGACCCTCCTGGGCGATTACGGGCCCATGGAGCGCTTCGTCGCGCTTCCCATGGTGCTTCTGAGGCGCATGGAGATGCTCAGCGGAGTCAAGACCTTCAAGACCGACATTCTGGAGATCTCGGTGGATCGGCCCACCTACATCCACGTGGATGGAAACCTGAAGACGCTGACGGAGCCAGCCACCGTGGAGATCCTCCCCCTGGCGCTCAAGGTGATGTTCCCGCCCGCCGCGTGA